A section of the Leptospira noumeaensis genome encodes:
- the kdpA gene encoding potassium-transporting ATPase subunit KdpA: protein MVELLYFPFYLGLLILVSPFVGYYMAFVLNAKSLPLEKKLFQFLFSGAPPTQTPKQYLNSLIIFHFLGAVILFLILKFQNLLPMNPLHLPAMNWDLALNTTISFITNTNWQAYSGESQLSSFSQMVGLTPQNFLSAGVGISVLAFVSRTVVSTKSNRFGNFWSDLFRSTFYILLPISFFVSLFLVSQGVIQTFQNPVQSVGMDGVPNILPMGPAASQIAIKQIGTNGGGYFGVNSAHPFENPTPLSNFIQLFSILFLPASCVFLYGKITNSFRHVWVIFFVMFSFLILGFTGAYFSEIHHLGFWEGKEFRFSLTESTLWLSATTAASNGSVNSMFDSYSPLAGGIAIFQMMLGEIIFGGVGTGMYGMFLFLILTVFLSGLMIGRTPEYFGKKIGSYEIKWTLFGILSPTVCILLGSAFTIFLESGYSAKGPHALSQILYAYSSAAGNNGSAFAGFSADTLWGNLSLGISMLVGRFSVIYAVVFVAGSLGGKVTTKSSDGNFKLDSVLFGVLLFSVILIVCGLSFFPVLALGPILEQLLINKGIFF from the coding sequence ATGGTTGAATTACTTTATTTTCCATTCTATTTAGGGTTACTCATTTTAGTTTCACCCTTTGTCGGATACTATATGGCATTTGTATTGAATGCTAAATCTTTGCCTCTGGAAAAGAAGCTGTTCCAGTTTTTGTTTTCTGGTGCACCACCCACGCAAACGCCAAAACAATATTTGAATAGCCTCATCATTTTCCATTTCCTTGGGGCAGTCATTTTGTTTTTGATTTTAAAATTTCAAAATCTTTTGCCAATGAATCCTTTGCATCTTCCGGCAATGAATTGGGATCTAGCACTGAATACAACAATCTCATTCATTACAAATACCAATTGGCAGGCATATTCAGGTGAAAGCCAACTGAGTAGTTTTTCCCAAATGGTAGGACTTACTCCACAAAATTTCTTAAGTGCAGGTGTTGGTATTTCTGTATTAGCGTTTGTGAGTCGTACCGTTGTTTCAACGAAATCAAACCGATTTGGAAACTTTTGGTCGGATCTTTTTCGGTCTACATTTTATATCCTTTTGCCGATTTCGTTTTTTGTTTCTTTATTCCTTGTTTCGCAAGGTGTCATCCAAACCTTTCAAAATCCTGTTCAAAGCGTAGGAATGGATGGAGTGCCAAATATTTTACCTATGGGACCTGCGGCTTCACAAATTGCCATCAAACAAATTGGAACCAATGGTGGCGGTTATTTTGGTGTGAACAGCGCCCATCCCTTTGAAAATCCAACACCCCTTTCAAACTTCATCCAATTGTTTTCGATTCTTTTTTTGCCAGCTTCTTGTGTATTCTTATACGGCAAAATTACCAATTCCTTTCGTCATGTTTGGGTGATATTCTTTGTGATGTTTTCATTTTTGATATTAGGGTTTACGGGAGCCTATTTCTCGGAAATCCATCACTTGGGATTTTGGGAAGGAAAGGAATTTCGATTTAGTTTGACTGAATCCACACTCTGGTTGTCCGCAACAACTGCTGCTTCGAATGGTTCGGTGAACTCTATGTTTGATAGTTATTCTCCGTTAGCTGGAGGGATTGCTATTTTTCAAATGATGTTAGGTGAAATTATTTTCGGTGGTGTAGGGACGGGAATGTATGGAATGTTTTTGTTTTTGATACTCACCGTTTTTTTGTCTGGGTTAATGATTGGTAGGACTCCGGAATACTTTGGCAAAAAAATTGGTAGTTATGAAATCAAATGGACTTTGTTTGGAATTTTATCACCAACCGTTTGTATCCTTCTTGGTTCCGCTTTCACAATCTTTTTAGAATCAGGTTATTCAGCGAAAGGCCCTCATGCCTTATCACAAATCCTTTATGCCTATAGTTCCGCTGCAGGTAATAATGGTTCTGCTTTTGCTGGATTTTCGGCTGATACATTATGGGGAAATTTATCTTTGGGGATCTCGATGTTAGTCGGAAGATTTAGTGTCATTTATGCAGTTGTTTTTGTCGCAGGCAGTCTCGGAGGAAAAGTCACTACTAAATCTTCGGATGGAAACTTTAAATTGGATTCTGTATTGTTTGGAGTTTTACTCTTCTCCGTTATATTAATTGTTTGTGGCCTTTCTTTTTTTCCTGTTCTGGCACTCGGGCCAATTTTGGAACAATTACTAATCAATAAAGGAATATTCTTTTAA
- a CDS encoding potassium-transporting ATPase subunit C, with protein MKSNETSNQWEIAIRFFFLSILVFGFIYPLSVTGLSQTFFPFQANGSLVVNQGNIIGSELLAQKVNMENMFLYRPSAANYNTIPSGASNLSPSSSHLKTFVETRKSELESLGLRPDRCPELLYASGSGLDPHISVTCAREQAEFLNKHSKVPLEVINELIDKNTEYPLFGMIGQKRVNVTKLNVSWKQLKDE; from the coding sequence ATGAAGTCGAACGAAACATCAAACCAATGGGAAATCGCCATTCGATTTTTTTTCTTATCCATTTTAGTTTTCGGATTTATCTATCCACTTTCTGTCACAGGTCTCAGCCAAACTTTTTTTCCATTTCAGGCAAATGGAAGTTTGGTGGTAAACCAAGGAAATATCATTGGCTCTGAATTATTAGCGCAAAAGGTTAACATGGAAAATATGTTTTTGTATCGGCCCAGTGCGGCCAATTACAATACAATACCAAGTGGTGCTTCCAATTTAAGTCCATCTAGTTCCCATTTAAAAACCTTTGTGGAAACTAGGAAATCGGAATTGGAAAGTTTAGGCCTTCGGCCCGATCGTTGTCCCGAACTTTTGTATGCTTCAGGGTCTGGACTTGATCCACATATCTCAGTAACCTGTGCTCGTGAACAAGCGGAATTCCTAAATAAACATTCCAAAGTTCCGTTAGAAGTCATCAATGAGTTGATTGATAAAAATACGGAATATCCGTTATTTGGAATGATAGGTCAGAAACGAGTGAATGTGACAAAACTGAATGTTTCCTGGAAACAATTGAAAGATGAATGA
- the kdpB gene encoding potassium-transporting ATPase subunit KdpB yields MTNSKNLISKELFTTSLLDAVRKFSPKYAFSNPVMATVWIGTFLLLLQIFYYWSSKVPFQNELPIFFWLLVTLFFANFAESVAEGRGKARADSLRKTRSKTISKKVDSIGDLNYKEIISSELKINDIVYVKAGDTIPGDGEVVLGIASVDESAVTGESAPVIRESGGDRSAVTGGTRVISDHLYIKMTTKPGESFIDKMISMIEGATRQKTPNEIALGIVLFALTILFLLTVLSLIPIANFVGNEIGQNWNFRFSVWLAIFICLIPTTIAALLSAIGISGMERLIRCNVIAKSGKAVEAAGDIHVLLLDKTGTITLGNREAHRFYPTLGVSEEELADASQLSSLSDETPEGRSIVVLAKQKYAIRERNLNSLDVRWIPFSASTKMSGVEIYENGKLVRNIRKGASDSIRKYIESLGGTVPESIQKISDEISKKGSTPIFVTEGERLLGVIELKDIVKGGLKERFSTLRRMGIRTVMITGDNPLTAAAIAAEAGVDDFIAEATPEAKLKRIREEQTNGYLVAMIGDGTNDAPALAQSDVGVAMNTGTQTAREAGNMIDLDSNPSKLIEIVEIGKQLLMTRGALTTFSIANDVAKYFAILPALFLPLAPLNIMHLSSPDHAILAAVIFNALVIPALIPLSLRGVKYVPKSPDSALLRNFLMYGGGGMVFPFLGIKLIDLIISGGYL; encoded by the coding sequence ATGACAAATTCAAAAAATCTAATATCAAAAGAACTATTTACAACATCACTCCTGGATGCGGTTCGTAAGTTTTCTCCTAAGTATGCATTTTCTAATCCCGTGATGGCAACTGTTTGGATTGGTACTTTTTTACTTCTATTGCAAATCTTTTATTATTGGAGTTCGAAGGTTCCGTTTCAAAACGAATTGCCTATATTCTTTTGGCTTCTCGTCACTTTGTTTTTTGCAAACTTTGCTGAAAGTGTGGCGGAAGGGAGAGGTAAAGCAAGAGCCGATAGTTTACGAAAAACAAGATCCAAAACTATTTCTAAAAAAGTGGATTCTATTGGAGACTTAAATTATAAAGAAATCATCTCTAGTGAATTAAAAATCAACGATATCGTTTATGTAAAAGCGGGAGATACAATCCCTGGTGATGGAGAAGTTGTCTTAGGAATTGCAAGTGTTGATGAATCAGCAGTGACCGGCGAATCAGCACCCGTCATTCGAGAGAGTGGTGGGGATAGGTCAGCGGTTACGGGAGGTACTCGAGTGATCTCCGATCATTTGTACATCAAAATGACAACGAAACCTGGAGAGAGTTTTATTGATAAAATGATCTCAATGATTGAAGGAGCTACCAGACAAAAAACGCCAAACGAAATTGCATTAGGCATCGTACTTTTTGCACTGACCATTTTGTTTCTGTTAACGGTTCTTTCTCTGATTCCCATTGCCAACTTTGTGGGAAATGAGATTGGTCAAAATTGGAACTTTCGGTTTTCTGTGTGGTTGGCAATATTTATTTGTCTCATTCCTACTACCATTGCCGCACTTTTAAGTGCGATTGGGATATCAGGGATGGAAAGGTTGATTCGTTGTAATGTGATTGCAAAAAGTGGAAAGGCCGTAGAAGCCGCCGGTGACATTCACGTTTTGTTATTAGATAAAACAGGAACCATCACACTCGGAAACAGAGAAGCCCATCGTTTTTATCCTACTTTGGGAGTGAGTGAAGAAGAGTTGGCCGATGCCAGTCAACTTTCATCCCTTTCTGATGAAACACCGGAAGGAAGATCCATTGTGGTTCTCGCCAAACAGAAGTATGCAATCCGTGAAAGAAATTTAAATTCTTTAGATGTTCGTTGGATTCCTTTTTCTGCATCCACAAAAATGAGTGGGGTTGAAATTTACGAAAATGGAAAACTGGTTCGAAACATTCGTAAAGGTGCCTCCGATTCCATTAGAAAATATATAGAATCCTTAGGAGGAACCGTTCCTGAATCCATTCAAAAGATATCTGATGAAATTTCTAAAAAAGGGAGCACTCCCATATTTGTCACGGAAGGCGAAAGATTACTGGGTGTGATTGAATTAAAAGACATTGTGAAAGGAGGACTGAAAGAAAGGTTCAGTACTTTAAGGAGGATGGGAATTCGCACAGTGATGATTACTGGTGATAATCCTCTCACGGCTGCGGCCATAGCGGCAGAGGCAGGTGTGGATGATTTTATCGCAGAGGCTACACCGGAAGCAAAACTAAAACGGATTCGAGAAGAACAAACAAACGGATATTTGGTGGCAATGATTGGGGATGGAACCAATGATGCACCGGCTCTTGCACAATCTGATGTTGGTGTTGCTATGAATACAGGAACTCAAACGGCAAGAGAAGCAGGGAATATGATCGATTTAGATAGTAACCCAAGTAAACTCATTGAAATTGTAGAGATTGGAAAACAACTTCTGATGACAAGGGGAGCACTGACTACTTTTAGTATTGCCAATGACGTTGCTAAATACTTTGCTATCTTACCCGCTTTGTTTTTGCCTTTAGCTCCGCTAAACATCATGCATCTATCAAGTCCAGATCATGCCATTTTAGCTGCTGTGATTTTTAATGCCCTTGTCATTCCGGCACTCATCCCTCTTTCCCTTCGCGGAGTGAAGTACGTTCCCAAGTCCCCTGATTCTGCCTTACTACGAAATTTTCTGATGTATGGTGGTGGAGGAATGGTCTTTCCATTTTTAGGAATCAAACTCATTGACTTAATTATCTCTGGAGGTTATTTATGA